The following nucleotide sequence is from Geothermobacter hydrogeniphilus.
AGATAAATCCTGAACTGTTCGGGCCTGAAATACTGCATATACGGCTTAATCAAATCGTAATACCTTCCACCCGTAATATATGAGAAGCGAATAAAGGAAATATCATCTTTCTGAATTGAAAACTGATTCAGGCGTTCTTTTTCCCTCTCAAGTGCCACTTCAAAAGACAATCCTTCAATCAAATCCCTTTTGGCATGGAGATACTGTGAATATGCACGGTCAACTGGGTTCCTGAGAATTATTACGAACTTCATACCTTCACCAAATGTATGGTAAATTCTTTCAGCGCACTTTGAAAATAGAAGATAACTGGGTGTGAAATCTCCAACAGCCCTTTCACCTTGCAAGGTCGAATAATACTCTTCAAGATAGTATTCGATGCCATTCCGATAGTTTTTGTCTATATCGAAAAAGTGTGGTTCCTTGTAACTCGGCAGATATATATCGTCATGCTGCCTCAGAATGTCATACAGCGTTGTCGTGCCGCTTTTAGCGGCACCAATGCACATAAAATTTGGTGCTTTCATTTGGCCAACCTCAATCTGATCGTGATAAAGCCAAGTTTTTTAAAAACATAATAATTCATAAGAAAATTCCATAATACCGTGCTGATCATGGTTGCCCAAGCCACACCAAATATGCCGTAAGGCTGAACAAGTGTCATACTTAGCAGAAGATTTACAATCGCAGCAAGGATAATGATATTTTGAGCAATCACCTGATGTCCCGTCATGGATAGGACAATCCCGACCGGTCCGCAAACAGCATTCACGAACTGGCCAATTGCCAGAATCATCAGAACCTCCACACCGGAATCAAAAACTTTTCCGAACAATCCAAGCACCCAAGAGGGAAACACTAAAAAGGCAATTAAAAGAGGCAAGGCCGCTAAAAAGGTTAATGAAGTGGATTGATGCACCACCTTCCTGAGCGCTTCCATATCTCCCTCGCTCCACAATTTCGACACTTTCGGGGCCGCAATCGAGTTCACCGCTACCAGAGATACGCTTGTCAGCATGGCCACTTTCAGCGCCACAGTATATACACCAATATTTGCGGTTGTTTCGAAAACGCCCAATACAAGCGTATCGATCCAATTCATGATGAAAAAAGTACAACTGATTAGCATTAGTGGAATCGCTACTTTAAATATATCCTTTGCCGCCGGAGCGCTAAACGCCAAGCTTCTATCAGTCCATTCAAAAACTGTAGCCTTAAGAATCCTCCTCCACACTACTATTGCCATTAAAGCCGCAACAAATCCGCTACCGGACACTGCCACGATCGGCGTCAAGCAATTATTTGACCCAATATATATCAATATGAGCAATAACAGGGATCCAAACAACGATATAGAAACATTATTTAGGTATGCATACCATAATATTTTTTTCGCTCCCCTGATTGCTTCTTGGTGCAACGCGGCAAGTGTAAATGGCACAATTGCCACTGCAATTATTTTAAAGGAATCTCCTAATTGCGGCTTGTGAAATACATACTCAGCGATAGGAGTTGACAACAGGTACATCGTCACAGAAATCATAATACTTCCGAAAAGAACAATGCCGAACACTTTGTGGTAGACACCCGGAATATAACAAGCATTGTTTGAGTCAGTATAATTTGCTGACACATGCCGTAAAAGATATGTGTCCATACCCATTCGGCTTACCATCGCTGATATCCTAAGCACAACAAAGGCTAAGGAATAGACCCCAACAGCTTCCGCTCCATAAGCTTTGGAGATCAAAAGAATCAAGATATAGCCAAGGACGAGTCCGATCAGCTTCATACAAAACGCAATATAGGCACCCTTCAGCAACTCCGCTAAATGCTTATCTTTTTCAATTATAGCTTTAATTTTTTCAATCAATGCCTTCCCTTTAACACCAAGCAGCATCGATCAATTCCGCAAATGTGCGATTGATAATCGTGCTACATAAAAAATAACGGGTCACTCGCCAAAACTGATGGCCCCTGCCTCTTACTGAAGCCGCGGTAATCACAGGGAGCAGATCGTGTTTCGCGAATTTCAGCCTTTGGGGAGGGCCTTGCCATAGACTCCTACCGGCAGCATCCATCAATCCCTATTCAATCTCACTGTTTCAATTCCATCCGCTGCTTCAAACCCTCCCGGACAAAAAGAAACAGCAAACCCAAAAACCCACCCAAAAGTGAAGCAATGACGACGATCAAGGCCCGCTTCGGCTTGGCCTTCTTATCCGGCGGGGAGGCCTTATCCAAGACCCGAAAGACAAATTCTTCCTGGGTATTGGCCAGCATCGCCTTTTGCTGTTCCTGGGAAATAAGAGAAAACAGGGCCTGCCGTTGTTCAACCGTGACAACCCGCTGCAGTTCATCCTGCAGGTATTTAAGATTCTTCTGGCTGGAAAGAATTTCCCGCTGCCTTAAGTAGGTATTGAGATCCTGAACCAGCATATTGGCCCACTCGGCGGCAAGCACCGGGTCGGGCCATTCGAGTTGCAACCTGAGTAAATCGGAATCTTTTTCGGTCACCAGGTTGATGACCCCATCTTCCGCCAGCAAACGGTAGGCATCCCATAAGCCTGGCTGATCTTCCGGATCCGGATCGCTCCATTTTTTTTTCGTCGAATCCCAATCATCCGGAAACAGTTTCGGCAACAGTTTGTGGCGCTTGACAAAATCCCAGAGAAATTCGCGGCTCTGCAGAATCGCGACGGCTTCATCCGAACTTTTGCCCCCAAGAGATATCCCGGCCAGGCTTGCCAAGCCACTTAATGAACCGAGGGTACCGGGCAAATTGCTTTTCTCATCCTGCTGGGCGGGGGCCAGAAGAACTTCCGCGCGGAAAATATCGGGAAGCATCAAACTGACTCCGGCAGAAACCATAGCGAACAGGAGAAACCAGCAGATCAGTATTTTCCGCCCGCACCAGACGACCTGCGCCAATGCGAACAGGTCGATCTCATCGACCGTTTCGACCATAGGCCCGGGGGATTCCGGGCAGGGCGCAACCCGCGCTTCCTTCACTTCACCGTTCTTTGCCGTCTCTTTTGCCGTCATCAGAACACCCCGACTGCCTTGCCCGCGGCCGCGGTCAGGGCGAGCTTGTAGGTAATGTCGGCAACCGTCTGCCAGAAGCTGAGAGGCTGCATCTTCTGCAGGTCAACCGGAACAACGACCGTATCACCGGGCTGCACTGTCTGTTCACGACTGCCGAACCAGAGCGTCGGCTCCGATGCAATCACCGCCCCGTTGGCCCTGACCACGTAGATACGATTATCATCGGCCTTGGCGGTCAGCCCGCCAGACAGGTCAATGTAATCGTCCCGGCTCAAATCGGGGCGCCACAGGTGGGACGTTCCCGACTGCACCTCGCCCAGAACCGTCACCTCCTGCGGAACCCGCGGAATCACGAGCACGTCCCCGTCCCGCAGCAGAACCTGCTGTTTGCCATCCAGCACATCCCGCAGGTTGATAACCATGCGGCCGACCGGCTGCGCCGCCTGCAGTTCAGCCAGCAACTGTTGCGCCTGGGTTATCGCCTCGGCGCTTTTGGCGTCGTCCCGGGCCTGCTCCAGTGTCATCGACGCCAGGTCGGATTTAAGCCGGGACCGCATCTTTTTCAGCTCTTCGGCCTCCTTGGTGCGCAGGTCGGCCCGGGAAAAAACGGTGCCGGGAATAAACGCCCGCTCGGTAAGCCCACCGGCTCTTTCAATAAATGACCGCAGAGACTCATCGGGCTTGATGGTATACACTCCGGGAAAACGGACCTCCCCCTTGATGGTCACGGTCTCCTTTTCTGACCAGTCCGGGATGGGACGAACCTGCACCTGGTCGAAGGGCTGAAGACTGAAGTTTCCTCCGTCGGCGCCAGCCAGTGGAACAACAATGGTCGCCACCTTGCGGCCACCATCCTGCACCGTGGTACGCGTCAATTCGGCTTCCATGCGGTAGGCTTCCTGGCGCAATCCCCCGGCAGCGCGAACAAGATCACCGACCGACATCCCGGTCTCAAGGGGGTAACTCCCCGGAAACGAGACATGGCCAAGGATGGAGACCACTTTTTCCGGGGTGCCGCTGCGGGCCTGTTGCCGCAGAATGTCTATAAGCGGGGCAATAGCGGCCTGACGATCGGTTGACATGCCGAAAACAAGAACTTGATCCCGCGGCTGCAACAGAACATTGTCCGCGTTCGAAGGATCAGCCAGCGCCCCGGCGAGATCGATGGAGAAAACCTCGATCCGCCTGTTGGGTCGGGTTTCACGACGGACCAGCACATAATCGAGATCCGGATCCGGAAGAAAGGCATCGAATCCCGGCAACAGGTCGGTGATCCGCATCCCTTCATGCCACTGATAGGAGCCCGGATGACGGACGTGTCCCTTCAGCACAACCAGGTTCTCAAGGTGATCGGTGATAGGATAGACCCGGATCAGGTCACCATCTTTCAGTTTCGCGTCGAGATCCTTCTGGGCCTCAAAACTCACATCCTGAAGCGTCCGCAGACCACTGGAGTTGATATGGACGATCTGTCCGGCATTTTTTTGT
It contains:
- a CDS encoding sulfotransferase domain-containing protein, which produces MKAPNFMCIGAAKSGTTTLYDILRQHDDIYLPSYKEPHFFDIDKNYRNGIEYYLEEYYSTLQGERAVGDFTPSYLLFSKCAERIYHTFGEGMKFVIILRNPVDRAYSQYLHAKRDLIEGLSFEVALEREKERLNQFSIQKDDISFIRFSYITGGRYYDLIKPYMQYFRPEQFRIYLFEDDFLHRRDEMVKDICSFIGVKPMDLNLNLKSNAAAQARFPFVKRLLIREGPVRNLLKKLVRSQRMRNRARNYLQRVSDKPMEKKDLDLKLKTMFMEKYFVDDVQKLEMELGRDLSVWHTAVSRFNQ
- a CDS encoding flippase; protein product: MLLGVKGKALIEKIKAIIEKDKHLAELLKGAYIAFCMKLIGLVLGYILILLISKAYGAEAVGVYSLAFVVLRISAMVSRMGMDTYLLRHVSANYTDSNNACYIPGVYHKVFGIVLFGSIMISVTMYLLSTPIAEYVFHKPQLGDSFKIIAVAIVPFTLAALHQEAIRGAKKILWYAYLNNVSISLFGSLLLLILIYIGSNNCLTPIVAVSGSGFVAALMAIVVWRRILKATVFEWTDRSLAFSAPAAKDIFKVAIPLMLISCTFFIMNWIDTLVLGVFETTANIGVYTVALKVAMLTSVSLVAVNSIAAPKVSKLWSEGDMEALRKVVHQSTSLTFLAALPLLIAFLVFPSWVLGLFGKVFDSGVEVLMILAIGQFVNAVCGPVGIVLSMTGHQVIAQNIIILAAIVNLLLSMTLVQPYGIFGVAWATMISTVLWNFLMNYYVFKKLGFITIRLRLAK
- a CDS encoding GNVR domain-containing protein; translation: MTAKETAKNGEVKEARVAPCPESPGPMVETVDEIDLFALAQVVWCGRKILICWFLLFAMVSAGVSLMLPDIFRAEVLLAPAQQDEKSNLPGTLGSLSGLASLAGISLGGKSSDEAVAILQSREFLWDFVKRHKLLPKLFPDDWDSTKKKWSDPDPEDQPGLWDAYRLLAEDGVINLVTEKDSDLLRLQLEWPDPVLAAEWANMLVQDLNTYLRQREILSSQKNLKYLQDELQRVVTVEQRQALFSLISQEQQKAMLANTQEEFVFRVLDKASPPDKKAKPKRALIVVIASLLGGFLGLLFLFVREGLKQRMELKQ
- a CDS encoding SLBB domain-containing protein, producing the protein MRRYCGLLIAGLLLLISFSPDGTNAQAAALTANADIGQLLQQVSPQEREKLLQSIPANSSGVVADKPLEQPQVVKPLPSSAGKVSAGSAKLPSRIEARMNLSLGSEGLGMSSQPRSLKGSLRQFGYDLFAGVPTTFAPVTEIPIPTDYVLGPGDQVQVQLYGNLNENYTFTVDRDGAINLPKLGPLQVAGQKFAAVRKLLSSRVETELVGVKANVSLGELRSMRIFVLGNVRRPGSYVVSSLTTMTNALFVSGGIKPIGSLRDIQLKRRGKLINRLDLYDLLQKGDTSGDVRMLPGDVLFVPHIGPTVGVAGEVRRPAIYELKGAATVADALQLAEGLLPTAQKNAGQIVHINSSGLRTLQDVSFEAQKDLDAKLKDGDLIRVYPITDHLENLVVLKGHVRHPGSYQWHEGMRITDLLPGFDAFLPDPDLDYVLVRRETRPNRRIEVFSIDLAGALADPSNADNVLLQPRDQVLVFGMSTDRQAAIAPLIDILRQQARSGTPEKVVSILGHVSFPGSYPLETGMSVGDLVRAAGGLRQEAYRMEAELTRTTVQDGGRKVATIVVPLAGADGGNFSLQPFDQVQVRPIPDWSEKETVTIKGEVRFPGVYTIKPDESLRSFIERAGGLTERAFIPGTVFSRADLRTKEAEELKKMRSRLKSDLASMTLEQARDDAKSAEAITQAQQLLAELQAAQPVGRMVINLRDVLDGKQQVLLRDGDVLVIPRVPQEVTVLGEVQSGTSHLWRPDLSRDDYIDLSGGLTAKADDNRIYVVRANGAVIASEPTLWFGSREQTVQPGDTVVVPVDLQKMQPLSFWQTVADITYKLALTAAAGKAVGVF